GCCCGCGGCGCCGAGTTCACGATGCCGCCGACCGACGTGACCTTCGCGACCATCGCGATGGCGAACGACACCTGCGGCAACCTCATTCAGATCACCCAGCTGGCGCGCCACTAAGGGCGTGATTTCGGCAATTGAAGCCATCCGCGCGATGTAGCGTGATCCTTCATAAGCCACTTCATACCGCCAAAACAACATACTCGTCGCTTTCCGGATGCAAGCATGTCGCAAGCTTTTTCGATCCGGCGCGCGCGCGTCTCCGGTTGCTTGGCTGAGCTTATCCAGAGGATCCAGTCCCGGCGCGCGATTGGCGTGATATCCGCCCACGATCTCCGCGCCAGCGGGGCAGCTGCGAGGGCATCGCGTAAGTCCATTGGCACCCTGGTCTCCGGTTCTTCTCCGGCCCGCGTGATCTCCACAGCTACCGTGCCTGCAGCGTCCGCGCCTGCAGCATCGCGCAGGGCTTTTGTAACCTTGAGCCAGCGACTGCCGTTGCCGTTTGATTCGAGAGCTGCCCGGAAAGGGAAGCCATTGATAGTTCCCTCGACCATCGCCGTGCCTCGCGATGGGAGCTTTGCGCTCGCGCTCTCGGGGAGAGCAAGAATGGTCCACGATGCAATTTTTTCGTTTGCCGTAGGCCGAAGCAACTTGCCGCTGAAGCGAATCGTCGACGTGGGCCGCGCTAGGCGGTTATTGACTCTTTGCATTCCCCGCCGTGTGTGTCTCGACGAGAATGGTGGCCTTGCCGATGTTCACGCTCGCGCGGACCTGCGGTCGCACCTGCACGCCGTTGAGCATGACGCCTTGGGTCACGAACGTGATCTCAAGCGTCGAGGCGTTACGCGACGCAAGCAGCGCCTTGTTGAGCGGCAACGCCACCTGCGCGCGCATGTCCATCTCGTCTTGCACTCCGTTCACGAAGAGGGAGACAGCGCCGACGAAGTACGGATCTTGCGCATCGGCCGGCTGGGCGCCGGACAGCACCGCTGCGCTCGGTGCGGAGGGCGGTCCGACGAACGCTGCCCAGACCGCGCCGGGTTGCGTCGGGGCGGTCACGTCCTCGAGGTGCAAGTACACCGTCTTCGATGGGTCGGCCGCGATGTTCATCAGTTTCTGACGCGCGTCCGCCGGGATCTGCAGCGGAACGCGTACCGGTTGTGCGCCAAGCGGCGGAATCGAGATCGAAAGCGGAAAGACGGCGAAGTGTGGCAACATGCGCGCCACAAGGTTCGGGCACATTTCCACCGCTAGCGTGGGTCCGCCTTGATAGCGGTACTTCAATTGTTGGGCCGCATTGACCACGTCGCAATCCGACATGGTGACGGCTTTGCCGTTCTCGTCGAAAAACGTCCACGTCTTGCCCGTCCAGCCCAAATCGCTCGTCGGATCGCTACCTCCGCTGCTGCCGCGCCACGCTTCCCAGAGCCGGTCGCAGTTGGAGTGATGCAGCCAGAAGAGCGGGTCGAGGGCTGTCACCGTGGGGTCGGCAAAACCCGCCCCGACCGCGACGTGCACATGGTTGTGCGGATATGAAAACTGCTCGACTGCGCCGCTGCCCGTTCCCGTCCAGAACGACGTCGCCATGAACGCACTCGTGGTGCTGGTCTCGACTGCCGTCAGCATTGCACCCGCGTTCATCGCCGGCAGGCGGTTGACCGAGTAGAGCGTGGGCAGTTTCTTCTTTTCCCGGAACAGTGCCGGTATCTGCAGCTCGCTTGGCGAGTCCCATGCCCAAAACGGTATCGTCCAGCTCGAATCGCCGGATTTCTTGCGGACGATCCGCTCGAACCAATACAGATACATGCGATGCCACGACCAGAAGAACTCGTTGCCGTGTTGGCAGGTGCCCCACGCCGTGGGTGGCGATGATGTGATGGGTGCATACCCGTGGATCGCGGCTTGATACTGCCAACTCGTCGGATCGGTTTTTGGGAGCATCCTCATCGCTTTGATGCCCGCGATAA
The sequence above is drawn from the Candidatus Eremiobacteraceae bacterium genome and encodes:
- a CDS encoding tyrosinase family protein — translated: MQDTDRTILGRRVTRRRFLTIAGTSAVAVAVTQPLFSSQALAAPLTRFDVGGLTATSPTIKSFIAGIKAMRMLPKTDPTSWQYQAAIHGYAPITSSPPTAWGTCQHGNEFFWSWHRMYLYWFERIVRKKSGDSSWTIPFWAWDSPSELQIPALFREKKKLPTLYSVNRLPAMNAGAMLTAVETSTTSAFMATSFWTGTGSGAVEQFSYPHNHVHVAVGAGFADPTVTALDPLFWLHHSNCDRLWEAWRGSSGGSDPTSDLGWTGKTWTFFDENGKAVTMSDCDVVNAAQQLKYRYQGGPTLAVEMCPNLVARMLPHFAVFPLSISIPPLGAQPVRVPLQIPADARQKLMNIAADPSKTVYLHLEDVTAPTQPGAVWAAFVGPPSAPSAAVLSGAQPADAQDPYFVGAVSLFVNGVQDEMDMRAQVALPLNKALLASRNASTLEITFVTQGVMLNGVQVRPQVRASVNIGKATILVETHTAGNAKSQ